The Seleniivibrio woodruffii genome window below encodes:
- a CDS encoding methylated-DNA--[protein]-cysteine S-methyltransferase, with the protein MQFWDSVRCSAGYDLFITFDEDRVYDIASSRPDTLAKKPLAERFLYMAEYLKDCSKQPMLIEALDDLDFSWTTPFSLSVYRALALIPFGVTVTYGELAQLAGHPDAFRAVGTAMSKNRFLIIVPCHRVLAAGGKIGGFSSGLDMKRALLKAEGHNEF; encoded by the coding sequence ATGCAGTTCTGGGACAGTGTAAGATGCTCAGCGGGTTACGACCTTTTCATAACCTTTGACGAAGACAGAGTCTATGACATAGCATCTTCACGCCCCGACACACTTGCGAAAAAGCCCCTTGCGGAAAGGTTCCTCTATATGGCAGAATACCTGAAAGACTGCTCCAAACAGCCTATGCTGATAGAAGCTCTGGATGACCTTGATTTCTCGTGGACGACACCATTCTCGCTGTCTGTCTACCGTGCTCTGGCATTGATACCCTTCGGGGTGACAGTTACATACGGAGAGCTGGCACAGCTTGCCGGACATCCGGATGCGTTCAGGGCGGTTGGAACCGCAATGTCAAAAAACAGGTTTCTCATCATAGTTCCCTGCCACCGTGTTCTGGCGGCGGGAGGAAAGATAGGCGGATTTTCCAGCGGTCTGGATATGAAAAGGGCACTGCTGAAAGCCGAGGGACACAATGAGTTTTGA
- the thiH gene encoding 2-iminoacetate synthase ThiH: protein MSFEQELDQYNFNDTRDYIHSRTAADVEFALGRDRLDEEDFAALLSPAALPYLEEMAQKAYRITVQRFGKTIKIYAPLYLSNECSNSCRYCGFNRHNEIPRVILTDEQIKQEAEIIHNMGIRHVLLVTGESPVKVGTDYLINSVNLMKDKFSSVCIEVYPMSVEDYTLMYKNGVDGLTMFQETYNREKYADVHPAGKKRDFGWRLGGPERGAEAGFRTIGMGALMGLEEFRTDQFFLGLHSRYIMKNHWKTHVSISFPRIRKASGNFKPFEIVDDVGYVQMILAHRLFQHDLGINVSTRESAEFRDRLLKLGVTHMSAGSKTEPGGYAKEHDGKQFQVEDTRTVAEFCDMIRNNGYDPVLKDWDTYFLNGE, encoded by the coding sequence ATGAGTTTTGAACAGGAACTTGATCAATATAATTTTAACGATACCAGAGACTATATCCACTCACGCACTGCGGCGGACGTCGAGTTTGCCCTCGGACGTGACAGACTGGACGAAGAGGACTTTGCGGCTCTTCTCTCCCCTGCGGCTCTCCCCTATCTGGAGGAGATGGCGCAGAAGGCATACCGCATAACAGTTCAGCGTTTCGGCAAGACAATAAAGATATACGCACCGCTCTATCTCTCCAACGAGTGCTCAAACTCCTGCCGTTATTGCGGTTTCAACCGTCATAACGAGATCCCCAGAGTGATACTCACCGATGAGCAGATAAAGCAGGAAGCGGAGATAATCCACAACATGGGCATCCGCCACGTACTTCTGGTGACAGGTGAATCCCCTGTTAAGGTCGGGACGGACTATCTCATAAACTCAGTAAACCTCATGAAGGACAAGTTCAGCTCTGTCTGCATAGAGGTCTACCCCATGTCGGTGGAAGATTATACCCTGATGTATAAGAACGGTGTCGACGGCCTCACCATGTTTCAGGAGACCTACAACCGTGAAAAATATGCCGACGTGCACCCCGCAGGAAAGAAAAGGGATTTCGGCTGGAGGCTCGGCGGCCCAGAGCGTGGAGCCGAGGCGGGTTTCCGCACAATAGGAATGGGCGCACTAATGGGACTGGAAGAGTTCCGCACCGATCAGTTCTTTCTGGGACTGCACTCCAGATACATAATGAAAAATCACTGGAAGACACACGTCTCCATCTCTTTCCCCAGAATACGCAAGGCATCGGGCAATTTCAAGCCCTTCGAAATAGTCGACGACGTCGGCTATGTTCAGATGATCCTTGCCCACAGGCTGTTTCAGCATGATCTGGGAATAAACGTTTCCACAAGGGAATCCGCTGAGTTTCGTGACAGACTGCTTAAGCTGGGAGTCACACACATGAGTGCCGGATCGAAAACAGAGCCCGGCGGCTACGCAAAAGAGCACGACGGAAAACAGTTTCAGGTGGAGGACACAAGGACTGTAGCGGAATTTTGTGATATGATCCGTAATAACGGATATGATCCCGTCCTCAAGGACTGGGACACATATTTCCTTAACGGAGAATAA
- the tsf gene encoding translation elongation factor Ts — protein sequence MAEITAALVKELREKTGAGMLDCKKALSEADGDLDGAIEYLRKKGLAAAAKKADRIAAEGIVAATVKDGVGVIIEVNSETDFVAKNDNFTAYAAEMAELVADANPADIDAFMAVTAKNGETVEAYLNSMVAKIGEKLSIRRFARLDGGTVATYIHGGGKIGVVVKLEGGSTELAKDICLHIAASNPKYLDSSFVDAAFVEKEKEIYTAKLQEQGKPENMIPKIVEGQVAKLLKEVCLVSQPFVKDPDTTIEKLVAANGAKIVTYTRFELGEGIEKKQENFVEEVMKQIQK from the coding sequence ATGGCAGAAATCACAGCTGCACTCGTAAAAGAACTTCGCGAAAAAACAGGAGCAGGAATGCTCGACTGCAAAAAGGCACTGTCAGAAGCTGACGGCGACCTTGACGGCGCAATAGAATATCTCCGCAAAAAAGGCCTTGCCGCTGCGGCTAAAAAAGCTGACAGAATTGCGGCCGAAGGTATCGTTGCTGCCACAGTTAAAGACGGCGTCGGCGTTATCATTGAAGTTAACTCCGAAACCGACTTCGTTGCCAAAAACGATAACTTCACAGCTTATGCTGCGGAGATGGCTGAACTGGTTGCAGATGCAAACCCCGCAGACATCGATGCTTTCATGGCTGTTACAGCTAAAAACGGCGAAACTGTTGAAGCATACCTCAACAGCATGGTCGCTAAAATCGGCGAAAAACTCAGCATCAGACGTTTCGCTCGTCTCGACGGCGGCACCGTGGCTACATACATCCACGGCGGCGGCAAGATAGGCGTTGTTGTTAAACTGGAAGGCGGCTCAACTGAGCTTGCTAAAGACATCTGCCTGCACATCGCTGCAAGCAACCCCAAATATCTTGATTCCAGCTTCGTTGACGCTGCTTTCGTTGAGAAAGAAAAAGAGATCTACACTGCGAAACTGCAGGAACAGGGCAAACCCGAAAACATGATCCCCAAGATCGTTGAAGGTCAGGTGGCTAAACTTCTGAAAGAAGTTTGCCTCGTAAGCCAGCCTTTCGTTAAAGATCCCGACACAACAATCGAAAAACTGGTTGCCGCTAACGGCGCAAAGATCGTTACATACACCAGATTCGAACTTGGAGAAGGCATCGAAAAAAAGCAGGAGAACTTTGTGGAAGAGGTCATGAAGCAGATCCAGAAATAA
- a CDS encoding thiazole synthase has protein sequence MFKNELVIAGRTFRSRLMVGTGKFPNAKVMADAIEASGAEIVTVALRRVDINNPQDDILKQIDPSKYLLLPNTSGARDAAEAVRLARIARAAGCEPWIKLEVTPDPYYLLPDPIETFKAAQILVKEGFKVLPYINADPVLCKRLEEIGTVTVMPLGAPIGSNKGIKTIDNLRIIIEQAKVPVVVDAGIGAPSHAALAIEMGADSVLVNTAIATAKDPVMMAQSFKLGVEAAVTARAAGMPGTRDHAEASSPLTGFLRNE, from the coding sequence ATGTTCAAAAATGAACTTGTTATCGCTGGACGAACGTTCAGAAGCAGACTCATGGTAGGCACAGGCAAATTTCCCAATGCAAAAGTGATGGCGGATGCCATTGAGGCGAGCGGTGCGGAGATAGTCACCGTTGCTCTTCGCCGTGTGGATATAAACAATCCTCAGGATGATATCCTGAAACAAATAGACCCTTCAAAATACCTTCTGCTTCCCAACACATCCGGCGCAAGGGATGCCGCAGAAGCCGTTCGCCTCGCCCGCATAGCCCGTGCCGCAGGATGCGAACCCTGGATAAAGCTGGAGGTCACTCCCGACCCCTATTATCTTCTGCCCGACCCCATCGAAACCTTTAAAGCCGCACAGATACTTGTCAAAGAAGGCTTCAAGGTTCTGCCCTACATAAACGCTGACCCAGTTCTCTGCAAGCGTCTGGAGGAGATAGGCACTGTCACCGTTATGCCCCTCGGAGCACCCATAGGCAGCAACAAAGGGATAAAGACCATCGATAACCTGCGCATAATCATTGAACAGGCAAAGGTGCCGGTGGTCGTTGATGCGGGTATAGGCGCACCCTCCCATGCCGCTCTGGCAATTGAGATGGGAGCCGACAGCGTTCTGGTGAACACTGCCATTGCCACCGCAAAAGACCCCGTTATGATGGCGCAGTCATTTAAACTGGGCGTTGAAGCCGCAGTTACAGCCCGTGCCGCAGGCATGCCCGGCACCCGAGACCACGCTGAGGCATCAAGCCCCCTCACAGGATTCTTAAGGAACGAATAA
- a CDS encoding surface lipoprotein assembly modifier, with protein MRRFVFTAGLMMAAAFCPAVVNAYDYPVIGDYNSAYQKVFDAIKAGKCRSMESELKALSASEGISGSIYRSICFFENNQPKEGFLGLTLMLENQEYDEIVYVTNTQINKGNTDPVLLKFRGLAYFNIGDMNGALADITAYTDKTGDVSMRLTLVDIYMSMNDLDRAEAELEKAPKEDGYYSRKGKLLYRKGDFSGALANFRMVSPADAERYTQAQSLIADICLISGRFQCVYEAVANFKGETAAGDAKEKLEKVRSYQRPFSIYAGLTEEYDDNVRSENEDIGSSGVSSFRTAMVLDAKYNLYPLWADKFSAGLMNYRSFNMKKGLSSFDLEMHKAYVQFTRSTDTASFTPKLTAGILSLGNSKYYESFGAELASNLKLGEYGLNVPVKFEKRSYVASPDPRADKDGYVYGISGELSRTLADKYIVSLGLGVDVENTDGEDKDNTAYTLSVGTLAALTKSFTLSVSADYTYSDFYNSAIDDRNRPGLAIIREDKAWNLGLKGIYRLTNSMFVSGGVTYSDVNSNVDEYTYDKTVFDIGISYTY; from the coding sequence ATGCGTCGATTTGTGTTCACCGCAGGGCTGATGATGGCTGCCGCTTTTTGCCCTGCCGTGGTCAATGCTTATGACTATCCTGTCATAGGGGACTACAACAGTGCTTATCAAAAGGTATTTGATGCCATAAAGGCCGGAAAGTGCAGGTCAATGGAGAGCGAGCTGAAGGCTCTTTCCGCATCCGAAGGCATATCCGGCAGTATCTACAGATCCATATGCTTTTTTGAAAATAATCAGCCCAAAGAGGGTTTTCTTGGCCTGACCCTGATGCTGGAAAATCAGGAATACGACGAAATAGTCTATGTTACAAACACTCAGATAAACAAGGGCAACACCGATCCGGTACTCCTTAAGTTCAGAGGCCTCGCCTATTTTAACATCGGCGACATGAACGGCGCCCTTGCGGATATAACGGCTTACACCGACAAAACAGGCGATGTCAGCATGAGGCTGACCCTTGTTGATATCTATATGTCCATGAACGATCTGGACAGAGCGGAAGCAGAACTTGAAAAAGCCCCGAAAGAGGACGGATATTACTCCAGAAAGGGCAAGCTGCTCTACAGAAAAGGTGATTTCTCAGGCGCACTGGCAAATTTCAGAATGGTTTCTCCGGCGGACGCCGAGAGATACACTCAGGCTCAGTCGCTTATAGCGGATATATGCCTCATCAGCGGCAGGTTCCAGTGTGTTTATGAAGCGGTAGCAAACTTTAAGGGTGAGACAGCCGCAGGGGATGCAAAGGAAAAGCTGGAAAAGGTCAGATCCTATCAGCGTCCTTTCAGCATCTATGCCGGACTGACCGAGGAGTATGACGACAACGTGAGATCGGAGAACGAGGATATAGGCTCCTCCGGCGTATCCAGTTTCAGGACGGCGATGGTTCTTGATGCGAAATACAATCTCTATCCTCTGTGGGCGGACAAGTTCTCAGCAGGTCTGATGAACTACAGGTCTTTCAATATGAAAAAAGGTTTAAGCTCCTTCGACCTGGAGATGCACAAGGCATATGTCCAGTTCACCCGCAGTACGGATACAGCATCTTTCACCCCGAAACTTACCGCAGGGATACTCTCTCTGGGAAACAGCAAATATTATGAGAGCTTCGGAGCCGAACTGGCCTCAAACCTGAAGCTGGGCGAATACGGCCTTAACGTTCCCGTTAAGTTTGAAAAGCGAAGCTATGTCGCCTCGCCCGACCCCAGAGCCGACAAGGACGGATACGTGTACGGCATTTCCGGCGAACTCTCCAGAACGCTGGCGGACAAGTACATTGTTTCACTAGGGCTTGGTGTTGATGTTGAAAATACCGACGGCGAAGACAAGGACAACACGGCATATACTTTATCCGTGGGAACTCTGGCTGCACTCACAAAATCATTCACTCTCAGCGTGAGCGCCGACTATACCTATTCAGATTTCTATAACTCGGCGATAGACGACAGAAACAGACCCGGACTTGCCATAATCCGTGAGGACAAGGCTTGGAACCTCGGTCTTAAAGGAATATACAGGCTTACGAACTCAATGTTCGTCAGCGGCGGAGTGACCTACTCCGATGTCAACTCCAATGTCGATGAATACACCTATGACAAGACAGTGTTCGACATCGGCATAAGCTATACTTACTGA
- the lgt gene encoding prolipoprotein diacylglyceryl transferase → MFPSLFKIGPFDLRVYSLMYIAALLVGIFMVKRKADRLNLKPTDMENAVIICFMSGIIGARMYYVALRWDYYNGNFFEMIAIWHGGLAIHGGIIGALIGLYFFTKFKKASFIGLADSMVPWLMFGQCIGRIGNLANGEAHGVPTVVPLSVIFGVENRFKEFWSAVCSQTGLSPTPESISGLMSKLPAQVTFDNKVYTLKEYVPWGMSFGNYPRTPAYADFGALPVHPTFIYEMLLNFICFVPLYIMWRKSENIGTGRLLGYYLIFYGLIRAFVTFFRADDLMVGYLRAPHIISIVMVIVGVVIINRKKMLKSA, encoded by the coding sequence ATGTTTCCGAGTCTTTTCAAAATAGGTCCTTTTGACTTAAGGGTATACAGCCTTATGTATATCGCTGCTCTTCTTGTGGGCATTTTCATGGTAAAGCGGAAGGCCGACAGGCTTAACCTTAAGCCCACGGATATGGAGAATGCCGTCATTATATGTTTTATGTCGGGCATAATCGGCGCCCGTATGTATTATGTTGCGCTCCGCTGGGACTACTACAACGGTAATTTCTTTGAAATGATAGCCATATGGCATGGCGGCCTCGCCATCCACGGCGGAATCATAGGCGCACTCATCGGTCTTTATTTCTTCACGAAGTTCAAGAAGGCCAGTTTCATAGGCCTGGCAGACAGCATGGTTCCCTGGCTTATGTTCGGTCAGTGTATCGGGCGTATAGGAAACCTTGCAAACGGCGAGGCGCACGGCGTGCCGACTGTGGTTCCTCTGTCTGTGATATTCGGAGTTGAGAACAGGTTCAAAGAGTTCTGGTCAGCCGTCTGCTCCCAGACGGGCTTAAGCCCCACGCCCGAGAGTATTTCGGGGTTGATGAGCAAACTGCCTGCGCAGGTGACTTTCGACAATAAGGTATATACCCTCAAAGAATACGTTCCGTGGGGAATGAGCTTCGGAAATTATCCCCGAACGCCCGCATATGCCGACTTCGGTGCGCTTCCCGTGCATCCGACGTTCATCTATGAAATGCTGCTTAATTTCATCTGTTTTGTTCCATTATATATAATGTGGCGAAAATCCGAAAACATAGGAACCGGACGTCTGCTCGGTTACTATCTGATATTCTACGGTCTGATAAGGGCTTTCGTGACGTTTTTCAGAGCCGACGACCTTATGGTAGGATATCTCCGTGCACCGCATATCATTAGTATTGTGATGGTTATTGTGGGTGTGGTGATAATTAACCGCAAAAAAATGCTGAAAAGTGCTTAA
- the mtnA gene encoding S-methyl-5-thioribose-1-phosphate isomerase — MSFESLPYTLRWVEDILYVIDQTKLPEQFIEVPLRNIDDVYVAIKTLQVRGAPAIGVAGAYGLCICAQKYLNDSPNMFMQNLGNDAKYLNSARPTAVNLSWAIKRVMKRLYGCVQFTTEQMYGEILDEATKIHQEDLITCRQIGEHGRDLIQEGFGILTHCNAGSLATSRLGTATAPMYLAQEQKKRFKVYADETRPLCQGSKLTAWELQRAGIDVTLICDDMAASVMASGRIQLVIVGADRVAANGDTANKIGTLGVAIMAKHFGIPFYVAIPTSTLDIQSACGHDIEIEQRGKDEVCFFGEKRTAPVDIQVLNPAFDVTPSYLVTGFITEKGIVKPPYEKNLKAILK, encoded by the coding sequence ATGAGTTTTGAATCGCTTCCGTACACATTAAGATGGGTTGAGGACATCCTTTATGTCATCGACCAGACCAAGCTTCCGGAACAGTTCATCGAAGTGCCCCTGCGCAACATCGACGACGTATACGTCGCCATAAAGACCCTTCAGGTTCGCGGAGCACCCGCAATAGGTGTCGCCGGAGCATACGGACTCTGCATCTGCGCCCAGAAATATCTTAACGATTCCCCCAACATGTTCATGCAGAACCTAGGAAACGATGCGAAATATCTCAACTCCGCACGCCCCACCGCAGTAAACCTCAGCTGGGCCATAAAGCGTGTCATGAAAAGACTGTACGGTTGCGTCCAGTTCACCACCGAACAGATGTACGGCGAGATACTGGATGAAGCCACAAAGATACATCAGGAAGATCTGATAACCTGCCGCCAGATAGGCGAGCACGGCAGAGACCTCATTCAGGAAGGATTCGGCATACTGACCCACTGCAATGCAGGCTCGCTGGCAACATCTCGTCTCGGCACGGCCACTGCGCCCATGTATCTGGCACAGGAGCAGAAAAAACGTTTCAAGGTCTACGCCGACGAAACACGCCCCCTGTGTCAGGGTTCAAAACTCACCGCATGGGAGCTCCAGCGGGCAGGTATCGACGTCACCCTGATATGCGATGACATGGCCGCCTCGGTGATGGCTTCCGGCAGGATTCAGCTTGTGATAGTCGGAGCGGACAGGGTTGCCGCAAACGGCGACACTGCAAACAAGATAGGCACGCTTGGAGTGGCCATCATGGCGAAACATTTCGGTATTCCTTTCTATGTGGCAATACCTACCTCCACGTTAGACATCCAGTCCGCCTGCGGACACGATATAGAGATCGAGCAGAGGGGCAAGGACGAGGTCTGCTTCTTCGGCGAAAAGCGTACCGCTCCCGTTGACATTCAGGTGCTTAACCCCGCTTTCGATGTTACGCCGTCATACCTCGTGACAGGTTTCATAACAGAAAAGGGCATCGTTAAACCGCCCTATGAAAAGAATCTGAAAGCAATTCTGAAATGA
- the rpsB gene encoding 30S ribosomal protein S2, with protein MSYISMKSLLEAGVHFGHQTKRWNPKMSKYVFGARNGIYILDLQKTVQCFNTAYEFARDAARQGSNFLFVGTKKQAQEAIKQAAEKCNAHYMNERWLGGTLTNFQTIRTRVARLKELEEMFETGFVNKYTKKEVSKLRKELDKLTKNLGGIKDMQSIPDVMFIIDIKMEQNAVAEAHKLDIPIIAIVDTNCDPDQVDMPIPGNDDAIRACQLIAGRIADAIIEGRQILDEENIGQAEEDGGEDIPVDQLLADIPVDKEEE; from the coding sequence ATGTCCTATATTTCAATGAAAAGCCTGCTTGAGGCAGGTGTTCACTTCGGACACCAGACAAAACGCTGGAACCCGAAAATGTCCAAATACGTCTTCGGCGCAAGAAACGGTATCTACATTCTTGACCTTCAGAAGACTGTTCAGTGCTTCAACACTGCATACGAATTTGCAAGAGACGCAGCTCGTCAGGGCAGCAACTTCCTTTTCGTAGGAACAAAGAAACAGGCTCAGGAAGCCATCAAACAGGCCGCTGAAAAATGCAACGCTCATTACATGAACGAGCGCTGGCTCGGCGGTACTCTTACAAACTTCCAGACTATCCGCACAAGAGTGGCAAGACTGAAAGAACTTGAAGAGATGTTCGAAACAGGCTTCGTTAACAAATACACCAAAAAAGAAGTTTCCAAACTCAGAAAAGAGCTTGATAAACTCACTAAGAACCTCGGCGGTATCAAAGACATGCAGTCTATCCCCGATGTTATGTTCATCATCGACATCAAAATGGAGCAGAACGCTGTAGCCGAAGCTCACAAACTTGACATCCCGATAATAGCTATCGTGGATACAAACTGTGACCCCGATCAGGTTGATATGCCCATTCCCGGAAACGACGACGCTATCCGTGCTTGCCAGCTTATCGCAGGCCGCATAGCTGATGCCATCATCGAAGGCAGACAGATACTCGACGAAGAGAACATCGGTCAGGCTGAAGAGGACGGCGGCGAGGATATCCCCGTTGACCAGCTGCTTGCAGATATCCCCGTGGACAAGGAAGAGGAGTAA
- a CDS encoding FecR family protein, whose amino-acid sequence MKRITALFVAVMMVSSQVFAASVAGTVKVVKGGVDVVKAQAVMGKVAKEGLNLSFDDILRTKRKGYAEVSFVDGSDIKVFEKSRLLLLGQDRTKDGFNAEIQKGKVLFKVEKMHEVAGDFRIKTSNAVIGVKGTVVAGMVDPTGTTVECISGLVVVGPPLLPPPPPAPVPVAPPAFGSQPGGLAIAPPPPTPSCCTAPRFCFRTAGTAGSCGSS is encoded by the coding sequence ATGAAAAGGATTACGGCGTTATTTGTTGCGGTTATGATGGTGAGCTCTCAGGTCTTTGCGGCATCCGTTGCGGGTACTGTAAAGGTGGTGAAGGGCGGTGTTGATGTTGTAAAAGCTCAGGCGGTTATGGGCAAGGTCGCAAAGGAGGGGCTGAATCTTTCCTTTGACGATATCCTCAGAACCAAAAGAAAAGGCTATGCCGAAGTGAGCTTTGTTGACGGAAGCGATATAAAAGTATTCGAAAAATCCCGTCTGCTCCTGCTGGGTCAGGACAGAACAAAAGACGGATTCAATGCAGAGATACAGAAAGGCAAAGTGCTCTTCAAAGTTGAGAAGATGCACGAGGTTGCCGGAGATTTCAGAATAAAGACCAGCAATGCGGTTATAGGCGTTAAGGGTACCGTGGTCGCAGGCATGGTGGATCCGACCGGAACTACAGTTGAATGTATAAGCGGACTGGTGGTTGTGGGGCCTCCCCTTCTCCCTCCTCCTCCCCCTGCTCCGGTACCGGTGGCCCCGCCTGCGTTTGGTTCTCAGCCGGGTGGTCTTGCTATAGCACCGCCCCCCCCCACCCCCTCCTGTTGCACCGCCCCCCGGTTTTGCTTCCGGACAGCCGGAACCGCAGGCTCCTGCGGGAGTTCTTAG
- a CDS encoding aldehyde ferredoxin oxidoreductase C-terminal domain-containing protein → MSPHTGKILSVCLSSRTWDIICPDDSVYETYLGGRGLCGWLLSKYFYNDPIIFCTGPLTGSGYQTTARCAVMHKDTMTGGLFRSDFGGKFATSLKKAGYDGLLIKGKSSDAVHLVIGETVSFEEKAPEGFSTVKAGANRDILYCGIIADGFFKTHRGSTGTLMHSMNLLSVSVKTADEPEAPHTGAYEDIERLINASPSLTGRLGIGRFGTAALYDLAHARDLLPSGFFGLPKPDAKHNAGAFGETESVSCGSCTIACRKKKNGLRIPEYDEMAMLLSIGVPFEKITEIYNHCLNEGIDMITACHCIAESGTKIPAAELLKNLPKEFGQGISKLSVKGVPLPSFAPQGAQGTALGYATSPNGADWTTAMAITHEILRKPVPTDRHTAMGKAVINVAYENAKAAADSLPVCRYALFSVSLEEFAKTLDTTAARLSECGNTIFMNETELIRRMGFTPADDRLPEGLLTPQQQAEFDAELKKYHRIRGIL, encoded by the coding sequence ATGAGCCCCCACACCGGAAAGATACTCTCCGTCTGCCTCAGTTCACGCACATGGGACATAATCTGTCCGGACGATTCCGTATATGAAACATATCTCGGCGGCAGAGGACTCTGCGGCTGGCTCCTTTCCAAATATTTCTACAACGATCCCATAATCTTCTGCACAGGGCCGCTGACCGGTTCCGGATATCAGACCACCGCCAGATGTGCCGTTATGCATAAAGACACCATGACGGGAGGGCTTTTCCGTTCGGATTTCGGCGGAAAATTCGCAACCTCCCTTAAAAAGGCGGGATACGACGGTCTTCTGATAAAGGGTAAATCATCCGACGCTGTTCATCTGGTGATAGGCGAAACCGTATCGTTTGAGGAAAAAGCCCCCGAAGGCTTTTCCACCGTTAAGGCCGGAGCGAACAGGGATATCCTCTACTGCGGGATTATTGCAGACGGTTTTTTCAAAACCCACAGAGGTTCCACCGGAACCCTGATGCACTCAATGAATCTCCTGTCGGTGTCGGTAAAGACTGCCGATGAACCCGAAGCTCCGCACACGGGCGCATACGAGGACATCGAAAGACTTATAAATGCCTCTCCCTCCCTGACGGGCAGACTGGGCATCGGCCGTTTCGGAACTGCGGCCCTCTACGACCTAGCCCACGCAAGGGATCTTTTACCCAGCGGCTTTTTCGGACTGCCGAAGCCAGACGCTAAACATAACGCAGGCGCATTCGGAGAGACGGAATCCGTCTCATGCGGTTCATGCACCATAGCCTGCCGCAAAAAGAAGAACGGACTGCGCATACCAGAATACGATGAAATGGCAATGCTGTTAAGCATCGGCGTACCGTTTGAAAAAATCACCGAAATTTACAATCACTGCCTGAACGAAGGCATCGACATGATAACCGCCTGCCACTGCATCGCAGAGAGCGGCACAAAAATTCCTGCGGCAGAACTGCTGAAGAACCTGCCGAAAGAGTTCGGGCAGGGAATATCAAAGCTCTCCGTCAAAGGGGTTCCTCTGCCGTCGTTTGCTCCTCAGGGCGCACAGGGAACGGCACTGGGCTATGCGACCTCACCAAACGGAGCCGACTGGACAACCGCAATGGCCATCACCCACGAAATTCTCAGAAAGCCTGTGCCCACCGACAGACACACAGCCATGGGCAAGGCTGTGATAAATGTTGCATACGAAAATGCCAAGGCGGCGGCGGATTCTCTGCCGGTCTGCCGATACGCTCTCTTCTCTGTCTCGCTGGAGGAGTTTGCGAAAACTCTGGACACCACAGCGGCACGTCTTTCGGAGTGCGGAAATACGATTTTCATGAACGAAACAGAGCTGATCCGCCGCATGGGTTTCACACCCGCGGACGACCGTCTGCCGGAAGGACTGCTTACCCCTCAGCAGCAGGCGGAGTTTGATGCGGAACTTAAAAAATATCACAGAATAAGGGGGATCTTATGA